Proteins found in one Corynebacterium sanguinis genomic segment:
- a CDS encoding IS481 family transposase, which produces MNSPNRNLAIVKAVREQHEPVAKVAARFNISRQRVYKILADLDTGGPDAIAPKSRAPRTHQHAVPEPLRNHIIEIRKELTRAGFDAGPDTIAFHLERQGMRVPSPSTIRRIITAAGLVTPQPQKKPRSSYIRFEAAMPNECWQADITHLFLLDGTRVEVLDFIDDHSRYLLSMTTRAAFTGVAVADELSRLIDIYGPPASTLTDNGLVFTARLAGRKGGRNAFEKVLTTHRIQQKNGRPGHPQTQGKIERFHQTLKKWISAQPPAETITQLQHQLDEFAGYYNTQRPHRALGRRTPETAYTTGPKATPTTTPTQEWRVRHDIVAPNGKVSIRYAGRLYHLGIGRAWAGENILMVITDNHITTSTQETSEIIAEHYIDTTRQYQKPYWRKGDPPLS; this is translated from the coding sequence GTGAACAGCCCCAACCGCAACCTCGCCATCGTTAAAGCCGTCAGAGAACAACACGAACCCGTGGCAAAAGTCGCCGCCCGCTTCAACATCTCACGCCAAAGGGTCTACAAAATCCTGGCCGACTTGGATACAGGCGGACCCGACGCTATCGCCCCGAAGTCCCGCGCACCGCGCACCCACCAGCACGCCGTACCCGAACCGCTGCGCAACCACATCATCGAGATACGCAAAGAACTCACCCGGGCCGGTTTCGACGCGGGCCCCGACACGATTGCCTTCCACCTGGAGCGCCAAGGCATGCGCGTGCCATCACCATCAACAATCCGCAGGATCATCACCGCCGCCGGTTTAGTGACCCCGCAGCCGCAGAAGAAGCCGCGCAGCTCCTACATCAGGTTCGAAGCCGCCATGCCCAACGAATGCTGGCAGGCAGACATCACCCACCTGTTCCTTCTCGACGGCACCCGGGTAGAAGTCCTCGACTTCATCGACGATCACTCCCGCTACCTGCTGTCGATGACCACCCGCGCCGCCTTCACCGGCGTGGCCGTCGCAGACGAACTATCCCGACTCATCGACATCTACGGCCCACCGGCATCAACATTGACCGACAACGGCCTGGTGTTCACCGCACGCCTGGCCGGACGCAAAGGCGGGCGAAACGCCTTCGAGAAAGTCCTGACAACCCACCGCATCCAGCAAAAGAACGGCAGGCCGGGCCACCCGCAAACCCAAGGCAAAATCGAACGGTTCCACCAAACATTAAAAAAATGGATCAGCGCACAACCACCAGCGGAAACCATCACACAGCTACAACACCAACTCGACGAATTCGCCGGCTACTACAACACACAACGCCCGCACCGCGCCCTAGGACGGCGCACCCCCGAGACCGCCTACACAACAGGGCCGAAAGCCACCCCCACCACCACGCCCACCCAAGAATGGCGCGTGCGCCACGACATCGTCGCCCCCAACGGCAAAGTCAGCATCCGCTACGCAGGCAGGCTCTACCACCTAGGAATCGGACGAGCATGGGCCGGGGAGAACATCCTCATGGTCATCACCGACAACCACATCACCACATCCACACAAGAAACCAGCGAAATCATCGCCGAACACTACATCGACACCACCCGCCAATACCAAAAACCATACTGGCGAAAAGGCGACCCACCCCTGAGCTAA